In one Thermodesulfobium acidiphilum genomic region, the following are encoded:
- a CDS encoding septal ring lytic transglycosylase RlpA family protein: protein MKLRGLFFLFFMLILFNLLFAVFCMGCRASETKTIGIVKENIIPPKGIQIFVNDHEVLTLKSFDNESFERIKQEADTISSAINHYFGSSNVSYDPSDIRFLTENKYFCCYIGDDLAFKIDRSQAFLQNLADSDITGMWLTNLQRSLGYDMGDDHRILYGHKYYSKEFIQEGIASWYGSNLAGRRMSNGEIFDPYDLTAAHRWLPLGSIVLVTNENNGKSVIVTITDRMGSTSRAIDLSEGAAEKIGMISSGLAPVKIELLK, encoded by the coding sequence ATGAAATTAAGAGGCTTGTTCTTTTTGTTCTTTATGTTGATATTGTTTAATTTATTGTTTGCAGTTTTTTGTATGGGCTGTAGAGCTTCAGAAACGAAAACTATTGGAATTGTTAAAGAAAACATAATACCTCCAAAAGGAATTCAGATCTTTGTTAACGATCATGAAGTTTTAACTTTAAAATCATTCGATAATGAAAGTTTTGAAAGGATTAAACAAGAGGCAGATACAATTTCCAGCGCTATAAATCATTATTTTGGCTCATCAAATGTTTCATACGATCCATCTGATATAAGGTTTCTAACTGAAAACAAGTATTTTTGTTGTTATATAGGTGATGATTTGGCTTTTAAGATAGATAGGAGTCAAGCCTTTTTACAGAATTTAGCTGATAGTGATATCACAGGTATGTGGCTTACAAACTTGCAAAGGTCACTAGGATACGATATGGGTGATGATCACAGAATTTTATATGGACATAAATATTATTCGAAAGAATTCATTCAAGAGGGTATAGCATCATGGTACGGAAGTAACTTAGCAGGTAGGCGCATGTCGAATGGGGAGATATTTGATCCTTATGATCTTACTGCAGCTCATAGATGGCTCCCACTTGGATCGATTGTTCTTGTGACCAATGAAAACAATGGTAAGAGTGTCATAGTAACGATAACAGATAGAATGGGAAGTACAAGCAGGGCGATAGATTTGTCTGAAGGAGCAGCTGAAAAGATCGGTATGATCAGTTCAGGCCTTGCTCCAGTAAAAATTGAGCTACTTAAATAA
- the cysE gene encoding serine O-acetyltransferase, producing MFKTLKEDINTVFERDPAAKNIFEVLFCYPGLHAIWLHRFSHFLWVKRIPFFPRLISQISRALTGIEIHPGAIIGKRFFIDHGMGVVIGETTEIGDDVTMYQYVTLGGTGKEKGKRHPTIGNNVVIGAGAIVLGPITIGDNVRIGAGAVVIKAVPENSTVVGNPGRVVVRNGIKAKISQLDHNMLPDPLKEYLIKQDQKIMELENEIMKLKKTLDLEVKS from the coding sequence TTGTTTAAAACTTTAAAAGAAGACATAAATACAGTATTTGAGCGAGACCCTGCTGCCAAAAACATTTTTGAAGTGTTATTTTGTTATCCCGGTTTACACGCTATATGGCTTCATAGGTTTTCACACTTCTTATGGGTTAAACGAATACCGTTTTTTCCACGTTTAATTTCTCAAATTTCGCGAGCACTTACTGGTATTGAAATACACCCTGGTGCAATCATAGGAAAGAGATTTTTCATTGATCATGGTATGGGCGTTGTAATAGGTGAAACTACTGAAATAGGCGATGACGTAACAATGTATCAATATGTAACTTTGGGTGGGACAGGTAAGGAGAAAGGAAAAAGACACCCTACCATAGGGAATAATGTAGTAATCGGAGCGGGGGCAATAGTTCTTGGACCCATTACAATTGGCGATAATGTAAGAATAGGTGCTGGAGCAGTGGTGATAAAAGCTGTTCCTGAAAATTCAACAGTAGTAGGGAATCCTGGAAGGGTAGTAGTAAGAAATGGAATAAAGGCAAAAATATCACAATTAGATCACAACATGTTACCAGATCCTTTAAAAGAATATCTAATTAAGCAGGATCAAAAGATAATGGAATTAGAAAATGAAATCATGAAACTTAAAAAAACTTTAGATTTGGAGGTAAAATCTTAA
- the cysS gene encoding cysteine--tRNA ligase, protein MLNNQIYLYNTLTKRKEKFLPIENRKIRMYVCGVTVYDYCHLGHGRSYVVWDVWKRFFLSQGFDVFHIQNFTDIDDKIIKRSKEEKIDWKELTNKFIDAYFEDMDKLNVLRATLYPKATDYIDDMIKIIIGLIEKGYAYKAGEDIVFSIKKFKDYGKLSGKSIDDLIKNYRVDSSSYKENPLDFVLWKASKPGEPFWESPFGQGRPGWHIECSAMSLKHFGSPFDIHAGGQDLIFPHHENEIAQSEGFTGKKFVNYWLHNGFVTISGEKMSKSLGNFKTLRDIYQEYDPMVLRLFILSSHYRSPVVFNLENLMAAKEAWDKIKNAVDVCSSLGLIGELKVALPNNFIAALCDDLNTPLAISYIFEKVRLINSLVDSYLKSQATDVKSTVSSNISEVLSMIEILGLKYKPDVLFYSKEQLSKEFGSYNSTEVNFESFDELTTENIFKLLSFREFLKKRELYESADKIRDFLNKKGIVIEDLPGGIRVKKR, encoded by the coding sequence TTGTTAAACAATCAAATATATCTCTATAATACATTAACAAAAAGAAAAGAAAAGTTTTTACCAATAGAGAATAGAAAGATTAGAATGTATGTTTGTGGTGTTACAGTCTATGATTATTGTCATCTAGGACATGGAAGATCTTATGTAGTCTGGGATGTCTGGAAAAGATTTTTTTTGAGCCAGGGATTTGATGTATTTCATATTCAAAATTTTACTGATATTGATGACAAAATAATAAAAAGATCGAAAGAGGAAAAAATTGATTGGAAAGAACTTACAAATAAATTTATAGATGCATATTTTGAAGATATGGATAAATTAAATGTTTTAAGAGCGACCCTTTATCCAAAAGCTACTGATTATATTGATGATATGATTAAAATAATTATTGGTTTAATAGAAAAGGGTTATGCCTATAAAGCTGGTGAAGATATAGTCTTTTCTATAAAGAAATTCAAAGACTATGGAAAATTATCTGGAAAATCTATAGACGATTTAATTAAAAACTATAGAGTTGATTCATCATCTTACAAAGAAAATCCTTTGGATTTTGTGTTATGGAAAGCATCAAAGCCAGGTGAGCCTTTTTGGGAAAGCCCATTTGGGCAAGGGAGGCCAGGATGGCACATAGAATGTTCTGCAATGTCTCTGAAACACTTCGGTTCTCCATTTGATATTCATGCTGGTGGGCAAGATTTAATTTTTCCTCATCACGAAAATGAAATTGCACAATCAGAGGGTTTTACTGGGAAAAAATTTGTAAATTATTGGTTGCATAATGGCTTTGTTACTATATCTGGAGAAAAAATGTCAAAATCTCTTGGAAATTTTAAAACCTTAAGAGATATTTATCAGGAATATGATCCGATGGTTTTAAGGCTTTTTATACTGAGTAGCCATTATAGAAGCCCAGTTGTATTTAATTTAGAAAATTTAATGGCTGCGAAAGAGGCTTGGGATAAAATTAAAAATGCTGTTGACGTATGTTCTTCTCTCGGGCTTATAGGAGAGCTTAAAGTAGCTTTGCCAAATAATTTTATTGCCGCTTTGTGTGACGATCTAAATACTCCGTTAGCTATTTCTTATATTTTTGAAAAAGTTAGACTTATTAATTCGCTTGTAGATAGTTATTTGAAATCACAAGCAACGGATGTGAAAAGCACTGTTTCTTCTAATATAAGTGAGGTTTTGTCTATGATTGAAATATTGGGTCTAAAGTATAAGCCTGATGTTTTATTTTATTCTAAAGAACAGTTGTCTAAAGAATTTGGCTCTTATAATTCTACTGAAGTAAATTTTGAATCATTTGATGAACTTACTACTGAAAACATTTTTAAACTTCTGAGTTTTAGAGAGTTTTTAAAAAAGAGAGAATTATATGAAAGTGCTGATAAAATAAGGGACTTTTTAAATAAAAAAGGAATTGTAATAGAAGATTTGCCAGGAGGCATAAGAGTAAAAAAAAGATGA
- a CDS encoding TrmH family RNA methyltransferase, which translates to MKSDLVIGVHPVINAIKEGIEFRELLIARNKRLPFIEEFLEKNKDKRSLVIYKNLSEIERLFPNSQGIVMFIKRFEYADEEETVLNAIKSKKVLLAFSGIMDVRNIGAVARTAQASGLVGGIILPKHRSLDITPAAIKASTGSLLNIPVVRLSNLRYFVKDLKKRGVNVIGVEKKGSIRYDMLKYDLPICCVFGSESKSLSDVFLRDLDQSVYIPMASDFNSLNLSVASSILLYEIFRQKNFEL; encoded by the coding sequence ATGAAAAGTGATCTTGTGATTGGTGTACATCCTGTTATTAACGCTATTAAAGAAGGAATAGAATTTAGAGAATTGCTTATTGCTAGAAATAAGAGACTGCCATTTATAGAAGAGTTTTTAGAAAAAAATAAAGACAAAAGATCTCTTGTTATTTATAAGAATCTTTCAGAAATTGAAAGACTTTTCCCTAATTCCCAAGGAATAGTAATGTTTATAAAGAGATTTGAATATGCAGATGAGGAAGAAACTGTTCTTAATGCTATAAAGTCTAAAAAGGTTCTTTTAGCTTTTTCTGGTATTATGGACGTGCGTAATATTGGTGCTGTAGCTAGAACTGCTCAAGCATCTGGTCTGGTGGGAGGAATAATTTTACCAAAACATAGATCGCTTGATATTACTCCTGCTGCTATCAAGGCATCTACGGGCTCACTCTTAAACATACCGGTAGTGCGACTCAGCAATTTAAGATACTTTGTAAAGGATCTAAAAAAAAGAGGCGTGAACGTTATTGGTGTGGAAAAGAAAGGATCAATTAGGTATGATATGTTGAAATACGATCTTCCTATTTGTTGCGTTTTTGGTTCGGAATCTAAATCGCTTTCTGATGTTTTTCTACGAGATCTCGATCAGAGCGTATATATTCCTATGGCTAGTGATTTCAACTCTTTAAATTTATCTGTAGCCTCTAGTATTTTGTTATACGAAATATTTAGGCAAAAGAATTTTGAGTTATAA
- a CDS encoding pyruvoyl-dependent arginine decarboxylase translates to MLPIPTKYFISFGSCNADHPLNAFDGALLSAGVGNTNLVRVSSILPPSAVEVKNLALPYGALVPIAYASKVSTNKGERIAAAAGIGIPKDPSLPGLIMEYSCSGSKEEAEKTVLEMVEEGFAMRGFKLLEKKAVTTDIVVEKAACAFACVVLWY, encoded by the coding sequence ATGCTACCAATACCAACAAAGTACTTTATCTCTTTTGGAAGTTGTAATGCTGATCACCCTCTTAACGCATTTGATGGCGCACTCCTTTCTGCTGGAGTAGGGAATACTAACCTTGTAAGAGTTAGTAGTATTTTGCCACCGTCTGCTGTGGAAGTAAAGAATTTAGCTTTACCTTATGGCGCGCTAGTTCCTATTGCTTATGCGAGCAAGGTAAGTACAAATAAGGGGGAAAGAATTGCAGCAGCAGCTGGCATTGGAATACCTAAAGATCCAAGCCTTCCTGGTTTAATAATGGAGTATAGTTGTTCTGGAAGCAAAGAGGAAGCTGAAAAAACAGTATTAGAAATGGTTGAAGAGGGTTTTGCAATGAGAGGTTTTAAGCTTTTAGAAAAGAAGGCTGTGACTACGGATATTGTAGTAGAGAAAGCTGCATGTGCCTTCGCTTGTGTGGTCCTATGGTATTAG
- the speE gene encoding polyamine aminopropyltransferase → MVLGDNNTPIFQFKEEHLPGSGIYFDVIDILFSAHSKYQRIEVFQTASYGRVLLVDGKVMLTERDEFIYHEMLTHVPLSLSDKIKNVLIIGGGDGGSARECLKYKNIKRIKQVEIDEMVVEVSKKFFPTLSSAFSDPRFELCICDGINFVRQTSEKFDFVIVDSTDPIGPAIGLFEGEFFENIKKILTPEGILVFQLESPWCHLEFISEVSKKVKNIFPIFKNYIAFIPTYPSGLWSFGFASFKIDPIKELQSDISISGLKYYTSEIHKASFALPKFFKNSVRDI, encoded by the coding sequence ATGGTATTAGGAGATAATAATACACCAATTTTTCAATTCAAAGAAGAACATCTTCCAGGTTCTGGCATATATTTTGATGTGATTGATATACTCTTTAGTGCGCATTCGAAATATCAAAGAATTGAAGTATTTCAAACTGCTAGTTATGGTAGAGTTCTTCTTGTAGACGGAAAAGTAATGCTTACTGAAAGAGATGAGTTTATCTATCATGAGATGTTAACTCACGTTCCATTGAGTTTATCAGATAAAATTAAAAATGTTCTAATTATTGGAGGAGGAGATGGTGGTTCTGCAAGGGAGTGTTTAAAATATAAAAATATTAAACGCATAAAACAAGTTGAAATTGATGAAATGGTTGTAGAAGTGAGCAAAAAATTTTTTCCTACTCTGTCAAGTGCTTTTAGTGATCCTAGATTTGAACTTTGTATTTGTGATGGAATAAATTTTGTTAGACAGACTTCAGAAAAGTTTGACTTTGTTATAGTTGATTCAACTGATCCGATAGGGCCTGCTATTGGTTTATTTGAGGGCGAGTTTTTTGAAAACATAAAAAAAATTCTAACTCCTGAGGGTATTTTGGTTTTTCAGCTTGAATCTCCATGGTGTCATTTGGAATTTATTAGCGAAGTTAGCAAAAAAGTCAAAAATATCTTTCCGATTTTTAAAAATTATATTGCATTTATACCAACTTATCCTTCTGGGTTGTGGAGTTTTGGTTTTGCATCCTTTAAAATAGATCCGATAAAGGAATTGCAAAGTGATATATCTATTAGCGGTTTAAAATACTATACATCAGAGATTCACAAGGCATCCTTTGCACTTCCTAAATTTTTTAAAAATTCTGTAAGAGATATTTAA
- a CDS encoding CooT family nickel-binding protein produces MCEASAFYKNQECEETLILKDVALLKPEEDNLWFLVNIFGEQKEIHAKLLEINLLQHKIIFQKI; encoded by the coding sequence ATGTGTGAAGCCAGTGCTTTTTATAAAAATCAGGAATGCGAAGAAACTTTAATCCTTAAAGACGTTGCACTCTTAAAACCAGAAGAAGATAACTTGTGGTTTCTAGTTAATATTTTTGGCGAACAAAAAGAAATACATGCAAAACTACTTGAAATAAACCTGTTACAACATAAAATAATCTTTCAAAAAATTTAA
- a CDS encoding DUF3842 family protein — translation MEKNIIKIAIVDGQGGGIGQQIVLKIREILSEIIENIEIIALGTNAFATVNMLKAKANKGASGENAIIKNVPEADYILGSISILVADSMMGEFTQKMSEAVAKSKAVKILLPINQSNIDIALTQQEPLPHQVEDAVLRLKNYIERTS, via the coding sequence ATGGAAAAAAATATCATAAAAATAGCTATAGTTGATGGACAAGGTGGCGGAATAGGTCAACAAATAGTGCTAAAAATTAGAGAAATTTTATCAGAAATTATTGAAAATATAGAAATAATTGCGCTAGGAACAAATGCATTTGCCACAGTAAATATGCTTAAAGCAAAAGCAAATAAAGGTGCATCAGGTGAAAACGCAATAATAAAGAATGTTCCAGAAGCTGATTATATACTTGGTTCAATTAGTATTTTAGTAGCCGATTCTATGATGGGAGAATTCACCCAAAAAATGTCGGAAGCTGTTGCAAAATCAAAAGCAGTAAAAATTCTTTTACCTATTAATCAATCAAATATAGATATTGCTCTTACCCAGCAAGAACCCCTCCCCCACCAAGTTGAAGACGCAGTTTTGCGTCTAAAAAATTATATCGAAAGGACGAGCTAA
- a CDS encoding carbohydrate kinase family protein, with the protein MIFCVGTIVFDTILVVKKLALVNDAVVADEYKRTFGGAAANCAVTIKKLSIESGLISVVGNNDFHHGYEGYLKDLMIDTKFVFKVPDGYSPRSILITRVPDGAQQIYFYEDKINYEKILESNISNILNNLDKCKILHFTTGYYDFYKKFLIKLKDSKKDIVISFDPGQQTLTQPEKVIEILPYVDFLFMNEFENKKLCDVLNVDNIMKYKKFKLSCVSLGKNGCEIFYNGVNYKIPAIPPEKFVDSTGAGDSHRGAFLASYLMGFEFIDCAYIAASVSSFVLERDGAQTNLPNLDMAIERAKRFTNSSFKVLHQS; encoded by the coding sequence TTGATTTTTTGTGTTGGAACCATAGTATTTGATACTATACTTGTAGTTAAAAAGTTAGCATTGGTTAACGATGCAGTTGTAGCTGATGAATACAAAAGGACTTTTGGTGGAGCTGCTGCAAATTGTGCTGTTACAATAAAAAAATTATCTATAGAATCAGGCCTTATTTCTGTTGTAGGAAATAATGATTTTCACCACGGATATGAGGGTTATCTTAAAGATTTAATGATAGATACGAAATTTGTATTCAAAGTTCCAGATGGATATTCTCCAAGAAGCATATTGATTACAAGAGTGCCCGATGGTGCTCAACAAATTTACTTTTATGAGGATAAAATAAACTATGAAAAAATTTTAGAATCGAATATTTCAAATATATTAAATAATTTAGATAAATGTAAAATACTACACTTTACTACTGGGTATTATGATTTTTATAAGAAATTCTTAATAAAGTTAAAGGATAGTAAAAAGGATATAGTAATAAGTTTTGACCCAGGGCAACAAACCTTGACTCAACCTGAAAAAGTGATTGAAATACTGCCGTATGTTGATTTTCTGTTTATGAATGAATTTGAAAACAAAAAATTATGCGATGTTTTAAACGTTGATAATATTATGAAATATAAAAAGTTCAAGCTTTCTTGTGTAAGTTTAGGTAAGAATGGATGTGAGATTTTTTATAACGGAGTAAATTATAAAATTCCAGCTATTCCTCCAGAAAAATTCGTAGACTCTACAGGAGCAGGAGATAGCCACAGAGGCGCTTTTTTGGCTTCATATCTTATGGGATTTGAGTTTATTGATTGTGCTTATATAGCGGCCTCTGTATCATCTTTTGTTTTAGAAAGAGACGGGGCTCAAACCAATTTGCCAAACCTTGATATGGCAATTGAAAGAGCTAAAAGATTCACTAATTCAAGTTTTAAAGTTTTACATCAATCATAG
- the aroF gene encoding 3-deoxy-7-phosphoheptulonate synthase yields MIIVMKPSASEEEINRVVEKLKSLGFGVHLSRGEVHTIIGAIGDKKLLVEPIEVLPGVSEVIPVRKPYKRASREFHPLDTIIDMKDFKIGGKQLVIMAGPCAVESRELSFEVAKAIKSFGANILRGGAFKPRSSPYSFQGLGEEGLKYLREAADEYGLKVVTEVMDTRDVELVASYADILQVGTRNMQNFPLLREIGGCSKPVLLKRGLSSSIEEWLLAAEYILAEGNQDVIMCERGIRTFEKYTRNTLDLSAVPLIKQLSHLPIIVDPSHATGKRSLVAPMARAAIASGADGLMIEVHPRPEEALSDGPQSLNLSEFETLMNEIRPIAKVLNRTL; encoded by the coding sequence ATGATTATTGTAATGAAACCGTCAGCAAGTGAAGAAGAGATTAATAGAGTAGTTGAAAAGTTAAAGAGTTTAGGTTTTGGAGTTCATCTTTCGAGGGGAGAGGTTCATACTATAATCGGTGCAATTGGAGACAAAAAGTTGCTAGTCGAGCCTATTGAAGTGTTACCTGGAGTTTCTGAGGTTATACCTGTGAGGAAGCCGTATAAAAGGGCTAGTAGAGAATTTCATCCTCTGGATACTATCATAGATATGAAAGACTTTAAAATAGGTGGAAAACAGCTAGTGATTATGGCTGGCCCGTGTGCTGTTGAAAGTAGAGAGCTATCCTTCGAAGTGGCAAAAGCGATTAAAAGTTTTGGAGCCAATATTTTAAGAGGAGGCGCATTTAAACCAAGATCTAGCCCATATTCTTTCCAGGGGTTGGGAGAAGAAGGACTGAAATATCTTAGAGAAGCTGCTGATGAGTATGGCTTAAAGGTCGTTACAGAGGTAATGGACACCAGAGATGTCGAGTTGGTTGCTTCTTATGCTGACATACTTCAAGTAGGGACAAGGAATATGCAAAATTTTCCATTGTTAAGAGAAATAGGTGGGTGTTCAAAACCTGTTTTATTAAAAAGAGGGCTATCCTCATCAATTGAAGAATGGTTATTAGCTGCGGAATACATTTTAGCTGAAGGAAACCAGGACGTAATTATGTGTGAAAGAGGTATTAGAACTTTTGAGAAATATACAAGGAATACTCTTGACTTAAGCGCTGTTCCTCTGATAAAACAGCTTAGTCATCTCCCAATAATTGTCGATCCAAGCCATGCTACAGGAAAGAGATCTCTTGTAGCTCCGATGGCTAGAGCTGCAATTGCTTCTGGAGCAGATGGGTTAATGATAGAGGTTCATCCAAGGCCAGAAGAAGCCCTGTCAGATGGTCCTCAATCTCTCAATTTGAGTGAGTTTGAAACGCTTATGAATGAAATTCGACCAATAGCAAAAGTATTGAATAGAACGTTGTAA
- a CDS encoding prephenate dehydrogenase, producing the protein MDFKNICIIGLGLIGGSLAKAFASNGYKVYGYDSNIDTINLAKSDRFFSHLNDKLDSNISNCDLVFVCVNIEETLNAFKTLMPYLKNNCIVCDVASVKSHFFNEVVKIIPKEINFISTHPMAGTQYSGYKNSFKEIFFDRPFLIIRNENAKHLVDELGNFLKINLRVNIQLISIDEHDSLVSLISHLPMFVALSLSSTLRKYNEVFPYLNLVAGPGFKDTSRLALQDPNFTYSIFKFNRKEVLRAINSYIDTLSSLKESFEKDIERFRSEIVAAKEFRGRF; encoded by the coding sequence ATGGATTTTAAAAATATTTGTATCATAGGGCTTGGTCTTATTGGGGGTTCTCTAGCTAAGGCTTTTGCTTCCAATGGGTATAAAGTTTATGGCTACGATTCAAATATAGATACTATAAATCTTGCTAAATCTGATAGATTTTTTAGCCATTTGAACGATAAATTGGACTCTAATATTTCTAATTGTGATCTTGTTTTTGTATGTGTAAATATTGAAGAAACTCTAAATGCATTTAAGACTCTTATGCCATATCTTAAAAACAATTGTATTGTGTGCGACGTAGCTAGCGTAAAATCTCATTTTTTTAATGAAGTTGTTAAAATTATTCCTAAAGAAATTAACTTTATAAGTACTCATCCAATGGCTGGCACACAATATAGTGGATATAAGAATTCGTTTAAAGAAATTTTTTTTGATAGACCATTTTTAATAATAAGAAACGAGAATGCTAAACATTTGGTTGATGAGCTTGGTAATTTTTTGAAAATTAATCTAAGAGTTAATATTCAATTAATTAGTATTGATGAGCATGATAGTCTTGTTTCTTTAATTAGTCATTTACCTATGTTTGTAGCCCTATCTTTATCGAGCACCCTAAGGAAATATAATGAAGTTTTCCCATATTTAAATTTGGTTGCTGGTCCTGGTTTTAAGGATACTTCTAGATTAGCGCTTCAGGATCCAAATTTTACTTATTCAATATTTAAATTCAACAGGAAAGAGGTTTTGAGAGCTATTAATTCATATATTGATACCTTATCCTCTCTTAAAGAATCATTTGAGAAAGATATAGAAAGATTTAGATCAGAAATTGTGGCAGCTAAAGAATTTAGAGGGAGGTTTTAG
- the aroA gene encoding 3-phosphoshikimate 1-carboxyvinyltransferase has product MKISGKLKKFSSEISVPSDKSITHRLFIFALSSKKESVIRNPLLGADTLSTLTIVEQLGGKVERQEKIIIIKGKGLRDFDEPTDILNCGNSGTTIRLFSGLLASERKGLFILTGDNSLRNRPMGRIIRPLSIMGANIFSRKNFLAPLAIVGNKSGLNGINYEMPISSAQLKSCLILAGLKANSDSIIVEPFPSRDHTELILSYLGINIKKINNSIYVYPSEDLNPFDLTVPGDPSSAAFFVVLAILIPGSKLLVREVCLNPLRIGYIEVLKRMGAKITLEYSSFSPEPIGNIFVEGTEKLTATNIFPEEVPKIIDEIPIISIAMALAEGKSEISGAFDLRKKESDRINAICFNLKNMGIKVTEKEDGFIVEGPNEIRSSNIKTFDDHRIAMAFTIAALLADGESQIDNPSCCSISFPDFYDKLKEL; this is encoded by the coding sequence TTGAAAATTTCAGGGAAATTAAAAAAATTTTCTTCAGAAATTTCAGTTCCTTCTGATAAATCTATTACTCATAGACTTTTTATCTTTGCTCTATCAAGCAAAAAAGAATCCGTTATTAGAAATCCATTACTTGGTGCTGATACTTTGTCAACATTAACAATTGTTGAACAACTTGGAGGAAAGGTTGAAAGACAAGAAAAAATAATTATTATTAAGGGGAAGGGTTTAAGAGATTTTGATGAACCAACAGATATTTTAAACTGTGGAAACTCTGGAACTACAATAAGGCTTTTTTCGGGCTTATTGGCTTCAGAAAGAAAAGGTTTATTTATTTTAACTGGGGATAATTCTTTAAGAAACAGACCAATGGGCAGAATAATAAGGCCATTATCTATTATGGGGGCCAATATATTCTCAAGAAAAAACTTTTTGGCACCTTTAGCAATTGTTGGAAATAAAAGTGGCCTTAATGGAATTAATTATGAAATGCCTATTTCAAGCGCACAGTTAAAGTCGTGTCTGATCTTAGCTGGACTAAAAGCCAATTCTGATAGTATTATTGTTGAGCCATTTCCTTCTAGAGATCATACCGAGCTTATTTTGTCTTATTTGGGTATTAATATAAAAAAAATAAATAATTCAATATACGTTTATCCCTCGGAAGATCTCAACCCTTTTGATCTGACTGTTCCGGGAGATCCTTCATCTGCAGCATTTTTTGTGGTTCTTGCAATATTAATACCCGGATCTAAATTACTAGTAAGAGAAGTTTGTCTTAATCCCTTAAGGATAGGTTATATTGAGGTACTTAAAAGAATGGGAGCAAAAATAACTCTTGAATATAGTTCTTTTAGCCCTGAACCAATTGGAAACATTTTTGTGGAAGGAACGGAAAAGTTAACTGCTACGAATATCTTTCCAGAAGAGGTGCCTAAAATTATTGATGAAATACCCATCATTTCAATTGCTATGGCGTTAGCTGAAGGTAAGAGTGAAATTTCAGGTGCATTTGACTTGAGAAAGAAAGAAAGCGATAGAATAAATGCAATATGTTTTAACTTGAAAAATATGGGGATTAAGGTTACAGAAAAAGAAGATGGTTTCATTGTAGAAGGCCCAAATGAAATTAGGTCTTCAAATATCAAAACTTTTGACGATCACAGAATAGCAATGGCTTTTACCATTGCAGCACTTTTGGCGGATGGAGAAAGTCAAATAGATAATCCCTCATGTTGCTCGATTTCTTTCCCAGATTTCTATGATAAATTAAAAGAGTTGTAA